Proteins encoded in a region of the Bactrocera tryoni isolate S06 chromosome 4, CSIRO_BtryS06_freeze2, whole genome shotgun sequence genome:
- the LOC120774416 gene encoding estradiol 17-beta-dehydrogenase 8 — MVLLGKLAIVTGAGSGIGRATCRVLARDGARVIAADRNLRAAEQTAKDIGIDHVVAVELDVASLESVTKAVAASIAQFKQPPSIVVNSAGITRDGYLLKLTEKDYDDVYKVNLKGTFLMAQQFARAMIEHHVRNGSIINISSIVARISNPGQANYAATKAGVISLTEIAAKEFGKFGIRVNAILPGFINTPMVEVVPDKVKEDILRRCPMGRLGRPEEIAEVIAFLASEKASYVNGSAIEVTGGLK; from the exons ATGGTACTGCTGGGAAAATTAGCGATTGTTACTG GCGCTGGTTCTGGCATCGGGCGCGCCACCTGTCGCGTGCTAGCAAGAGATGGTGCTCGAGTGATCGCAGCTGATCGCAATTTGAGAGCCGCTGAGCAAACAGCCAAAGACATTGGCATTG ATCATGTTGTTGCGGTGGAGTTGGATGTGGCCTCATTGGAGAGTGTGACTAAGGCTGTTGCTGCGTCCATTGCGCAATTCAAGCAACCACCTTCGATTGTCGTCAACTCGGCCGGCATTACACGTGATGGCTACCTACTCAAGCTGACCGAGAAAGACTACGATGATGTGTACAAGGTGAATTTGAAGGGCACTTTCTTGATGGCCCAACAATTTGCGCGCGCCATGATTGAGCATCACGTGCGTAACGGCAGCATCATAAATATATCGAGTATTGTGGCACGCATTAGCAATCCCGGCCAGGCTAATTATGCTGCCACAAAAGCTGGCGTCATCTCACTTACCGAAATTGCGGCAAAGGAATTCGGAAAGTTCGGCATACGTGTAAATGCGATATTGCCTGGCTTCATTAATACGCCAATGGTTGAGGTAGTACCGGATAAGGTTAAAGAGGATATTTTGCGCCGCTGTCCAATGGGTCGTCTTGGTCGACCTGAAGAGATTGCCGAAGTCATTGCATTCCTGGCGTCCGAAAAGGCGTCATATGTGAATGGCTCAGCTATCGAGGTAACCGGTGGATTGAAGTAA
- the LOC120774417 gene encoding uncharacterized protein LOC120774417, with the protein MKDANFKPKCPLTAQTEPLQKPLVLLRLSQSSLEATNAELAEKEVDMDVSEEIDDEIEHEHNPNGYRLVELNKAQLQKLIDSGKLQLVEKPGASSSAAMIQLHNEDADDWVADDERSKKRPWRKIQRIIRRQLVKKPKRYFKKIAHQIG; encoded by the coding sequence ATGAAGGATGCCAATTTCAAACCAAAGTGTCCTTTAACTGCGCAAACAGAACCGTTACAAAAACCCCTGGTATTACTGCGCTTGTCACAATCCTCGTTGGAAGCCACAAATGCGGAATTAGCGGAGAAAGAAGTGGACATGGATGTGAGCGAAGAAATCGATGATGAAATTGAACACGAGCATAATCCAAATGGTTACAGACTTGTTGAGCTCAACAAAGCGCAGTTGCAAAAACTTATTGACAGCGGCAAACTGCAGTTGGTGGAGAAGCCGGGTGCAAGCTCAAGCGCAGCAATGATACAGCTGCACAACGAGGATGCGGACGATTGGGTGGCTGACGATGAACGCTCGAAAAAGCGGCCCTGGCGTAAAATCCAACGTATTATACGTCGGCAGCTGGTTAAGAAACCCAagcgatatttcaaaaaaattgcccATCAAATTGGTTGA